The Streptomyces sp. NBC_01463 DNA window CGGTCCCTGCCAGTCGAAGTGGCCGACCACCTCCGCCACGCATCCGGCCACGTCCTCGGGGGTGGCCGGATGCGGGGTGAGTACCTTGTGGCGCTCCTGCGCCAGGTCTCCGCGGTCCAGGTCCACGGGAGCGCCCTTGATCCCGGATCCGCCGATGTCCACGCCGAAGATCTCCATGTGATCCACGGTACGGGCACCCGGCGCCGCTCACTTCCTGGAACGGGAAACCCGCCGGGCCCGGCGGGGGCCGGTCGCGCCGGGTCCTATTCCGCGGAGAGTGCCGCCGCCTCCGCGCGCAGGTCGCGGCGGAGCTCCTTCGGCAGTGAGAACACGATGGACTCCTCGGCCGCCTTCACGATCTCGACGTCCTCGAAACCCCGCTCCGACAGCCAGGCCAGCACGCCGTCGACCAGGATCTCGGGCACGGAGGCGCCGGAGGTGACGCCGACCGTCGAGACGCCCTTCAGCCAGGCCTCCTCGATCTCGTCCGCGGAGTCGACGAGGTGGGAGTCGCCCGCACCCGCGCCGAGTGCGACCTCGACCAGGCGGACCGAGTTCGAGGAGTTCTTCGAGCCGACGACGATCACCAGGTCGGCGTCCGCGCCCATCTGCTTCACCGCGATCTGGCGGTTCTGCGTGGCGTAGCAGATGTCGTCGCTGGGCGGCGAGATCAGCAGCGGGAACTTCTCCTTGAGCGCTCCGACCGTCTCCATCGTCTCGTCGACCGACAGCGTGGTCTGGGAGAGCCAGACGACCCGGGAGGGGTCGCGGACCTCGACGTTGGCGACGTCCTCGGGGCCGTCGACCAGGGTGATGTGCTCGGGGGCCTCGCCGGAGGTGCCGATGACCTCCTCGTGGCCCTCGTGGCCGATGAGGAGGATGTCGAAGTCGTCCTGCGCGAAGCGGACGGCTTCCTTGTGGACCTTGGTGACGAGCGGGCAGGTGGCGTCGATGGTGGCGAGCTTCCGCTCGGCCGCCTCCTCGTGCACGGTCGGTGCGACGCCGTGCGCCGAGAACATCACGATCGAGCCCTCGGGGACCTCCGCCGTCTCCTCGACGAAGATCGCGCCCTTCTTCTCCAGGGTCTGTACGACGTACTTGTTGTGGACGATCTCGTGGCGAACGTAGACCGGGGAGCCGTACTGCTCCAGGGCCTTCTCCACGGCGATCACGGCACGGTCCACGCCCGCGCAGTAGCCACGGGGTGCGGCGAGCAGGACGCGTCGGGGTGTCGTAGCAGTCATGCGTCCCATCGTAAGGCCGTACCGAACAGGCGCGGGGCCGACGGGGTCGGGAGACTGATCAGGACGATCTTCACGCGCTCGACGACGCGACCGACGGAGGGCTCATGGCCGGCAGCGACAGCGATTCCGGCGGGGACACGGATTCCGGCAGCACCATCGCCCGTGCGGGGCTTCGGCGGACGCTCGGCTTCCGGGACCTGGTGGTCTACGGGCTGCTCTTCATCGCCCCGATGGCCCCCGTCGGTGTCTTCGGCACCCTGGACGCGAAGTCCGACGGCGCCGTGGCGCTCGTCTACGTCGCGGCGACCGTGGTGATGGCGTTCACCGCCTTCAGTTACGCCCAGATGGTGCGGGTCGCCCCACAGGCCGGCTCGGTGTTCGCGTACGCGCGCAAGGGGCTCGGGGAGGGGCCGGGGTTCATCGCCGGATGGATGGTGATGCTGGACTACCTGCTGATCCCGGCGGTCGCGTATCTCTTCTCCGGGATCGCGATGAACGCGCTGGTGCCGGAGGTGTCGCGGTGGGTGTGGACCGCGCTGGCGGTGGTCCTCACGACGCTGCTCAACCTCTGGGGCGTACGGGCCGCGGCCCGGGTCGGCTTCGCGGTGCTGGCCATGGAGATCGTGGTGCTGCTGGTGTTCCTGGTGTCCGCGGTGGTGGTGCTCACGCGGGACGGGGCGCAGCGCGGCTGGCTGACGCCGCTCACCGGGGATTCCGGGTTCTCCGCGACGGCGGTGCTGGGTGCGGTGTCCGTGGCGGTGCTGTCGTATCTGGGCTTCGACGCCATCGCCTCGTTCGCGGAGGAGGTGACGGGCGGTTCGGCGAAGGTGGCGCGGGCGGTGCTGTTCTGCCTGGTGCTGGCGGGGGTGCTGTTCGTGGCGCAGGCCTATCTGGCGGCGCTGCTGGAGCCGATGACGTCGGCGGAGCTGGCCGCCGATCCGGCGGCCCAGGGGTCGGCGTTCTACGACACGGTGGACTCCGCGGTCGGCACCTGGCTGCACGACCTGGTGGCGGTCAGCAAGGCGATCGGGGCGGCGTTCGCGGCGCTGGCCGGGCAGGCGGCCGCCGGGCGGCTGCTGTTCGCGATGGCCCGGGAGCGCCGGCTGCCCGCCCTGCTGTCGAAGATCGACCCGCGCTCGGGGGTGCCGCGGACCGCGATCCTGATCGCGGCGGTGATCACGCTGGTGGCGGCGGTGTGGGCGGCCCGGCGCGACGACGGTCTCGACCATCTGGTGTCGGTCGTGGACGTGGGGGCGCTGACCGCGTTCGTCCTGCTCCACGCGTCGGTGGTCGGCTGGTTCGTGGTGCGCCGGATGGAGGGGCCGCCGAACTGGTGGCGGCACGTCCTGATCCCGGTGGTCGGGGCCGCGGTGCTGATCGCGGTGATCGTGGAGGCGACGGGGAGCGCTCAGGTGGTGGGCGCGTGCTGGCTGGTGGTGGGGCTCGTGGTCCTGCTGGTGCAGCGCGGGCGCCGGGTGGCGGGGTGAGGGCGTGGCTGTCGCGGCGGGACCGGTCCGTTGTCGGCGCCGGCCGATACGCTCGCCCCTATGGCTCTACAGACTTCCCCGGAAGCTCCGCTGCCCGTCGGTGACGTGTCACGGCTGATCGGCGGCTGGATCGACCGGCTCGGCGCGGTCTGGGTCGAGGGGCAGATCACCCAGCTGTCGCGGCGGCCGGGGGCGGGGGTGGTGTTCCTGACGCTGCGCGATCCGTCGCACGACATCTCGGTGGGCGTGACCTGCTTCCGGCAGGTCTTCGACCGGATCGCGGACGTGGTGACCGAGGGGGCGCGGGTCGTCGTCCTCGCGAAGCCCGAGTGGTACGCGCCCCGCGGCCAGCTCTCGCTGCGGGCCACGGAGATACGGCCGGTCGGCATCGGCGAGCTGCTGGTCCGGCTGGAGCAGTTGAAGAAGTCCCTGGCCTCGGAGGGTCTCTTCGCCCTCGACCGCAAGAAGCCGCTGCCCTTCCTGCCCCAGCTCATCGGGCTGGTCTGCGGCCGCGCGTCGGCGGCCGAGCGCGATGTGCTGGAGAACGCGCGCCGACGCTGGCCCGCCGTCCGCTTCGAGGTGCGCAACACCGCGGTGCAGGGGGTGCACGCCGTGAACCAGGTGGTGCAGGCCGTCAAGGAGCTGGACGGACTCCCGGACGTCGACGTGATCGTCGTGGCGCGCGGCGGGGGCAGCGTGGAGGACCTGCTGCCGTTCTCGGACGAGGAGCTGATCCGTACGGTCGCGGCCTGCCGCACCCCCGTCGTCTCGGCGATCGGGCACGAGCCCGACTCCCCGCTGCTCGACCTGGTCGCCGACGTGCGGGCGTCCACTCCCACGGACGCGGCGAAGCGGATCGTGCCGGACGTGGGCGAGGAGCTGGACCGGGTGCAGCAGCTGCGGGACCGGGCGCTGCGGACGGTACGGGGACTGCTCGACCGGGAGGAGCGGGGGCTGGCGCACGCGCTGGGGCGGCCCTCCATGGAGCACCCGCAGCGGATGGTGGACGAGCGCGCCTCGGAGGTCGACGCGCTGATCGGGCGCGGCCGGCGGGTGCTGGGCCATCTGCTGGACCGCGCGGACTCGGAGCTCGCCCACACCCGCGCCCGGGTGGTCGCGCTGTCGCCCGCGGCGACGCTGGAGCGCGGTTACGCGGTGCTCCAGCGGGCGGACGGGCACGTGGTCCGGGACCCGGCCGACGCGGGCGCGCCGGGGGAAGCGCTGCGGGCCCGGGTGTCGGGCGGCGAGTTCGTGGTGCGGGTCGCCGAGTGAGCGGCCGGGAGTGACGGATATGCCTACGCATAAGGTGGATCACATGACGGACGACGGGACGGCTGCGGCCACGGGCACGCTCGGCTACGAGCAGGCGCGCGACGAGCTGATCGAGGTGGTGCGCCGGCTGGAGGCGGGCGGGACCTCGCTGGAGGACTCCCTCGCGCTGTGGGAGCGCGGCGAGGAGCTGGCCAAGGTGTGCCGGCACTGGCTGGAGGGCGCGCGGGCCCGTCTCGACGCGGCCCTCGCGGGGCCCGCCGACGCCGAGGAGAGCGCCGGGGGCGCGGACGCCGACGCGGGCTGAGTCCCGGCAGGGAACGGGGCGGGGCGCGGACACAGATACCGACACGGCGCCGCAGGGACAGAAGTGCGCGAAACGGCGCAAGACCTTCGCGTTGTGGAGTGGGTCACTCCCTCACCGTTTTAGTTGAAAGTTAACCTACCTCTCCCGTACCGTGGCGTGTGTTGCTTGATCCCCCGTGTACGTCCGGAAGGTAATACGCAAGATGTCCCTCGTTCTTGACCCCGCCGCCCAGGACCTCCTCTTCCGCGAGGCCCGCACCGCCAACACCTTCACCGACGAGCCGGTGACCGAGGAGCAGGTCCAGGCGATCTACGACCTGGTCAAGTACGGCCCCACCGCGTTCAACCAGTCGCCGCTGCGCGTCGTCCTGGTCCGCTCGGACGAGGCCCGCGCGCGCCTCGTCCCGCACATGGCCGAGGGCAACCGTCCGAAGACCTCGTCCGCCCCGCTGGTCGCGATCCTGGCCGCCGACAACGAGTTCCACGAGGAGCTCCCGTCCCTGCTGCCTCACTTCCCGCAGGCCAAGGACATGTTCTTCTCCGAGCGCCCGGTCCGCGAGTCGGCCGCCACCCTGAACGGCGCCCTGCAGGCCGCCTACTTCATCATCGGCGTCCGCGCCGCCGGCCTGGCCGCGGGCCCGATGACCGGCTACGACGCCGCGGGCATCGAGAAGGAGTTCCTCGACGGCGACCACAACGTGCTGATGGTCGTCAACATCGGCAAGCCGGGCGAGGACGCCTGGTTCCCCCGCTCGCCGCGTCTCGCGTTCGACGAGGTCGTCAAGACCGTCTGAGCCCCGCCGCCCCCTTCACCGGAGGCGTGCACGGCGTACGAGGAAGGCCCTGGAGCAACTGCTCCAGGGCCTTCCTCGTACGTGCGCCGGAAAGCGCGGCCGCGCCGCCGTCAGGACGTCTTGAGCGACGCCGCCATCTCCGCCAGCCGTGCCGTCGAGGCGGACCCGGTCACGACCGTGGTCGCGCCCTTCTCCTGGCGCACGAGGGCGTCGTACTTCGGCCCCTCCCAGTGCTGCCAGGTCTCCCCGGCCACCTGCTGCGTGCGCCCGGTGTCCTTCGCCTTCTGGCTGACGTCGGTGATGTACTTCTTCGCCGGGGACGTGGACTGCTCCACCGCGACGTACTTGCCGTCGGGGTCCAGGAAGCCCAGGTGCCAGCTGTCGCCCGCCTCGCGGTCATAACCGACCGAGGTGGGCTTCCAGTCCTGCGCCAGACCGCTCGGGGCGGCGACCGGGTACGGGGCCGCGCGTCGCGCGGTCAGGAGCTCGACCCGGTAGTCGACCGCCTTGACCGGGTCGGCCTTGTCGTCGTGCGGAACGAAGATGTAGACGACCCCCGCCACGGCGGCGATCACCGCCAACGACAGGAACATGTCCCGCACTGTCTGCTTGCCTCGCTTGCTTGCCACGGGTCCATCGTCGCATCAGCTCCGGCGGGACCGAATCGGGGGCATCCGCTCATTCGTGACCCGGTCTGCTCATTTTATCGACCTGACGATAGAGTCACACCACCCTCATCCGGTCGTCGTCGTACAGAAAGGTGCGCTCCGATGTCCGAGCATCATCTGCCGTCCCAGCTGGAGGTCTCCCCGGAGGCCCCCGACCGCAACCTCGCCCTGGAGCTCGTCCGGGTCACCGAGGCCGCCGCCATGGCCGCCGGGCGCTGGGTCGGCCGCGGGGACAAGATCGGCGCCGACGGCGCCGCCGTGAAGGCCATGCGGACCCTCGTCTCCACCGTGTCGATGAACGGCATCGTCGTCATCGGTGAGGGCGAGAAGGACGAAGCCCCCATGCTGTTCAACGGCGAGCGCGTCGGTGACGGCACCGGTCCCGAGGTCGACATCGCCGTCGACCCGATCGACGGCACGACCCTGAACGCCAAGGGCATGCCCAACGCGATCGCCGTGCTGGCCGCCGCCGACCGGGGCGCGATGTTCGACCCGTCCGCGGTCTTCTACATGGACAAGCTGGTCACCGGCCCCGAGGCCGCCGACTTCGTCGACATCAACGCCCCCGTCTCGGTGAACATCCGCCGGGTCGCGAAGGCGAAGAACTCCATGCCCGAGGATGTCACCGTCGTCATCCTCGACCGTCCGCGCCACGAGGGAATCGTCCGGGAGATCCGGGAGACCGGCGCCCGGATCAAGTTCATCTCCGACGGCGATGTCGCGGGCTCGATCATGGCGGCCCGCGAGGGCACCGGCGTCGACCTGCTGATGGGCATCGGCGGCACGCCCGAGGGCATCATCTCGGCCTGCGCCATAAAGTGCCTCGGCGGCGTCATCCAGGGCAAGCTCTGGCCGAAGGACGAAGCCGAACGGCAGCGCGCCCTGGACGCCGGGCACGACCTGGACCGGGTGCTGTCGACGGACGACCTGGTCAGCGGCGACAACGTGTTCTTCGTCGCGACGGGCATCACCGACGGCGAACTGATGCGCGGCGTGCGCTACCGCGCCGAGACGGCGACCACCGAGTCGATCGTCATGCGGTCCAAGTCGGGCACCATCCGCAAGATCGACTCCACCCACCGGCTGTCGAAGCTGCGCGCCTACAGCGCGATCGACTTCGACCGCGCGAAATGATCCCGCCGCGCGTGAGGTGACACGGGGCCCGCACCCGGGCCCCCGACGCACGAGGAGGCGCCCCCCATGTGCGGTGGGGGCGCCTCCTCGTGCTCAGGTCACGTCAACGGCGGGGGCACACCGACGTCGTGCGTCCGGCGGCCTCGTACGTCCGTCAGCCGGCCGCGGCGATGTGGCCGGTCGCACCGGACGCCTTGAGCTCCGCCTCGCGCCGCCTGCGGCGGGCGAGCGCCACACGGCGTTCGGCAGCGGTGAGGCCGCCCCACACTCCGTACGGCTCGGGCTGCATCAAGGCGTGTTCCCGGCATTCGACCATCACCGGACAGCGCGCGCAGACCCGCTTCGCGGACTCCTCACGCGACAGGCGGGCAGCCGTCGGCTCCTTCGACGGGGCGAAGAACAGCCCGGCTTCGTCCCGGCGGCACACCGCCTCCGAGTGCCAGGGACCGGTCTGGTCCTCCCGAGCGGGGGTCCGCTGGGGAGGAACGGCGGCGACCTGCAGGGGCTGATGCGGCAGATGCAGCACGATCTACTCCTGACGACGGCTTCGCGAGCGAGAGACGATGCAGCACTCCCTACCCGCTGTGCGCACGCCTATGCACTGAGTGGCACTCAGTTCCGGACCACGGAATTGCGGTCGAGCGCGCTTTCGGCCTGAATCCGTACCCACGCGCCACCCCATGGCCGGCATGAGTCACTCGTTGTCAGGCGGTCAAACCGTCTTGCCGTCGCGTCATCACACCGTCAGGCCGTCACGCCCCACTCAGTGGCCGAGGTGTTTGCGCAACCGGTCCTGCAGATCCGCAATGAACTTGCCGCGCTTGGGCTTTGCCTCGACGGAGCCGAACACCGAATATCCGTTGACGACGACCACGGGCGCTTCGGGATCGGCGGATTCCAGGGTGACGACTTCGAAATTGCCGAAGATTCCCGTTCCGCTGCCGCGCAGCGAGATGTTCTCGGGGACCCTGATCTCCACACTTCCGAAGACGGACGTCGCGTTGATCACGGTGAGCCGTTGGCCGAAAAGAGCTTCGGTCAGGTCGATTTCCACACTGCCGAACAGCGAGAAGGCGTTCGTGCGTCCGCCGACCCGCCAGCGCCCCTTGCGGCTGGAACTGCTGAAGATCGCCACCAGGTTGTCGGCGGGGCCCGTCGGGCTCGCGGGGCTGTGGGCGTACGAGGCGCCGACCGCCCTGGGCGTTCCACCCGGCGTCGGCAGGTCCCGTACCAGCGGTTCCAGCTCACCGACGGTCTTGGCGCGGTACACGGAGTCGACCCGCTCGGCGTGCTCGTCGGCGGTCAGCCGGCCCTCGGCCATCGCCTCCCGCAGGATGTCCGCGATCCGGTCACGGTCCGCGTCGGAGGCGCGGATGACGTCGGGTTCCGCCGGCGCGGTGGGCTGCTGGGGGTGCTTTTCGAGGTCCACCGGCCCAGCGTACCCAAACGCGATAGATCGCGACTAGGGGGCGGCGGGCGCGGCGGACACCGATCGCGGGACGCGGCCGGCCCCGGACGGCGGCCCGGACGACAGCCCGGAGCGGCCGCCGTCCGGTGAGCCCTACCTCACAAGCCCGCCGCCCCCGCGGGGTCCTACCCTGGTGGGTGCGCTGCCCAAGGGAGGTCAGCCGCTGTCTGCCGAGTGAGGAATGGCCGTAATGCCAGAGTTTGCGTACTCCGATCTGCTCCCCCTGGGAGAGGACACCACGCCGTACCGCCTGGTCACCGCCGAGGGTGTGTCCACCTTCGAGGCCGACGGACGGACGTTCCTCAAGGTCGAGCCGGAGGCGCTGCGCACCCTGGCCGCCGAGGCCATGCACGACATCTCGCACTACCTGCGGCCCGCGCACCTCGCGCAGCTGCGGCGCATCGTGGACGACCCCGAGGCCTCGTCCAACGACAAGTTCGTCGCGCTCGACCTGCTGAAGAACGCGAACATCGCCGCCGCGGGTGTCCTGCCGATGTGCCAGGACACCGGCACCGCGATCGTCATGGGCAAGCGCGGGCAGAACGTGCTGACCGAGGGCGGTGACGAGGAGGCCCTGTCGCACGGCATCTTCGACGCGTACACCAAGCTCAACCTGCGCTACTCGCAGATGGCCCCGCTGAACATGTGGGACGAGAAGAACACCGGCTCCAACCTCCCGGCCCAGATCGAGCTGTACGCGACCGACGGCGGCGCGTACAAGTTCCTCTTCATGGCCAAGGGCGGCGGCTCGGCCAACAAGTCGTTCCTGTTCCAGGAGACCAAGGCGGTCCTCAACGAGGCCTCCATGATGAAGTTCCTGGAGCAGAAGATCCGCTCCCTGGGCACGGCCGCCTGCCCGCCGTACCACCTGGCGATCGTCGTCGGCGGTACGTCCGCCGAGTTCGCGCTGAAGACCGCGAAGTACGCATCCGCGCACTACCTGGACGAGCTGCCCGCCGAGGGTTCGCCCACCGGGCACGGGTTCCGCGACAAGGAGCTGGAGCAGAAGGTCTTCGAGCTGACGCAGAAGATCGGCATCGGCGCGCAGTTCGGCGGCAAGTACTTCTGCCACGACGTGCGCGTCGTCCGCCTGCCGCGCCACGGCGCCTCCCTCCCCGTCGCCATCGCCGTGTCCTGCTCGGCCGACCGTCAGGCCACCGCGAAGATCACCGCCGAGGGCGTCTTCCTGGAGCAGCTGGAGAAGGACCCGGCCCGCTTCCTCCCCGACACCACCGACGAGCACCTCGACGAGGCGGGTGACGTCGTGCGGATCGACCTCAACCGGCCGATGGACGACATCCTCGCCGAGCTGACCAAGTACCCGGTCAAGACCCGGCTCTCGCTGACCGGCCCGCTGGTCGTGGCGCGCGACATCGCGCACGCCAAGATCAAGGAGCGGCTGGACGCGGGCGAGGAGATGCCGCAGTACCTGAAGGACCACCCGGTGTACTACGCCGGACCGGCCAAGACGCCCGAGGGCTACGCCTCCGGTTCCTTCGGCCCGACGACGGCCGGCCGGATGGACAGCTACGTCGCGCAGTTCCAGGCTGCGGGCGGCTCCAAGGTGATGCTGGCGAAGGGCAACCGGTCCCAGCAGGTCACCGACGCGTGCGACGCGCACGGCGGCTTCTACCTCGGCTCGATCGGCGGCCCGGCGGCCCGGCTGGCCCAGGACTGCATCAAGAAGGTCGAGGTCGTCGAGTACGAGGAGCTCGGCATGGAAGCGGTCTGGCGGATCGAGGTCGAGGACTTCCCGGCGTTCGTCGTCGTCGACGACAAGGGCAACGACTTCTTCACCGAGCCGGCCCCCGCACCGACGTTCACCAGCATCCCGGTGCGCGGCCCCGGCCTCGCCTGACCTGAGCACCTGCGGCTGAGGGGCGTACCGGCAGCGGCCGGTACGCCCCTCAGCCGTCGAGCAGTCCCGACGTCGCGACCAGATAGCCGAGTTGGGCACGGCTGGTGCTGCCCAGTTGCTCGGAGACCTTCCGCATGTGCTCGGCGACGCTGCGGCGGCTCATCCCGATCCGCCGGGCGATCGAGGCGTCCGTCTCGCCGTTGACCACCGCGAGCAGGATGGCGCGCTGCAGGTCGGACGTGATGACGGGGGTGCGCAGCGGTGCCCGCTCGGGCCGGACCGGCACCGCACGGGCCCACGCCTCGTCGAAGGCGCGGGCCAGGAAGCGGACCAGCGACGGGTGCTGGATGCGCAGGGCCTGCTGCGGCTCGTCGGAGAAGGGGACGAAGGCGAGGTCCCCGTCGAAGACCATGACCCGGTCGGTCACCTCGGCGAGCGTCCTGATCTCCGCCCCCTCGGTGCTCACCTGCTCGATGTACGAGAGGGTGGCGCGGTCGGAGCGGACGGTGTGCTGGTAGATCGTCCGCTGCCGGACGCCCCGCCGCAGGTTGCCCAGGTCCCGGGTCAGGGCCTCCTCCAGCACATCTGCGGGACGGCTGCCCCCGGGGTGGGCGGTGCGGACCTCCTGGCGGCAGCCGCCCACGGCCGCGTCCAGTGCCTTGCTGATGACGGCCGCGCCGGAGAGCCGGGTGAGGGCCGGCTGCTGTGTCCGGTGCACCTCCGCGTACAGCGCCTCGAAGACGGAGAGCGAGGCGCGGGTGGCGCGCAGCGTGCGCCGGTGATCCAGGATGGCCTCCTGGAGCGGGGCGAGCGCGGCGTACGACGCCGTCTCCGGCGGCACGGGCATCATGAATCCCGGTGATCCGCGGTCCGCGACCATCAGCTGGAGCGCCCGCAGACAGCCGGTCACCTCGTCCTGCGGAAGGCTTCCCGCCACGAGCGCGCGCCGGTAGGTCGCGAGCGCCGCCTCGCACGGCCGCTCCGGCGCGGGCCGGTCCCGTGCGGAGCCGCCCGACGACGATTCGCGGCAATCACATGCCGGTGTGCTGGAATGATCGTCCTTCACAAGTATGCAGATTACCTTTGTGCATACGGGACGACGGCGGAGAGCGGCACCACCTCGACGACCATGAGGAGGTGACACCCGGCACCGAGCACTCCGTCAGCCGGCCTACCGGCGAATCCGTCAACTCCCCGCGCGGGGAGCGGCGTTATCGATTCCTCGTGACCGGTTATGCCATCTCCTCGTACGGCACGTTCCTCAATATGGTGGCGCTCAATCTGTTCGTCTACGAGACGACGGGGCGGGCTCTCGCCATGGGGCTGTTCATGGCCGTCCGGCTGGGTTCCGGATTTGCCGCCGGGCTGGCCGCGGGTGGTCTGCTCGCCCGTTTCACCGCGAAAAGCGTGATGCTCTGGACGAATATCGCGCAGGCGGCGGTGATGCTGCTGCTGGTCTTCGCGCCGGACGGGCTGCGCACGGCGGCGCTGGTCGCCGTGTCGGTGGTGGTCGGGTTCTGCGGGACGCTGTTCATGGTGTCGCTGCGCAGTTCCATTCCCGAGATGGTGGGCGAGGACCGGCGCTCCTGGGCGAACTCGCTGTCGATCACCGGGCGTTCGCTCGCCATGGTGGCCGGCTTCGCCTCGGCGGGTGTCGTCGTCTCGCTCGTCGGGTACACCGCCGCGTTCGTGGTGGACATGGCGACGTTCGCGGTCTGCGCGGTGACGGTGGGACTGCTGCCGATCGCGGGCGGCGGCCGCGGCAAGCCGGCGCGGGCGGACGCCGAGGCCGGCGCAGAAGCGGAACCGGAAGCCGAAGCGG harbors:
- a CDS encoding MFS transporter, giving the protein MTPGTEHSVSRPTGESVNSPRGERRYRFLVTGYAISSYGTFLNMVALNLFVYETTGRALAMGLFMAVRLGSGFAAGLAAGGLLARFTAKSVMLWTNIAQAAVMLLLVFAPDGLRTAALVAVSVVVGFCGTLFMVSLRSSIPEMVGEDRRSWANSLSITGRSLAMVAGFASAGVVVSLVGYTAAFVVDMATFAVCAVTVGLLPIAGGGRGKPARADAEAGAEAEPEAEAEAEPGSPRPARRRMPVALVALAAAPGLGLMVALRGVDALGSSSHNAALPVYSSELDSSHPAVFVSAFWCLWALGNIVAQQLIQRYGRRTGRTVGALGFGYGTCLMSGAFILAFAGFPLVATAVIALVAGAADGLTEVSYTSHLQTLPAGLRAHAFGLSATVENLGFGAGMITVAAALDRFSPLTVVGWSHGVALLVAVVFLIRVTGLRRTAPGPTVP